Proteins encoded by one window of Chryseobacterium aquaeductus:
- a CDS encoding glycosyltransferase family 9 protein gives MRILAYRFSAFGDVAMTVPVFREFLEQNPEVEIVMVSRSNFKALYADIPNVIFKGIDLDDYKGFLGLRRLSKELLKEFRPDYITDLHDVIRTKILDKIYVRKGLKVFKINKGKEEKEELTDVWNLNKKQLKSTVERYADVFRDMGFKVELSHQLRPISDKKSGIGFAPFAQHKGKMLPLEKSFELVKILAEKHTIYFFGGGKKEAEMLENWEMQIPNTKSLAGKLTLSEELNRIAQLEVMISMDSANMHLASIVGTRCVSIWGSTHPFAGFLGFGQSENDVVQINDLTCRPCSVFGDKECYRGDWACLEEISVQKIIDKI, from the coding sequence ATAAGAATTTTAGCATATCGTTTTTCTGCTTTTGGAGATGTCGCTATGACAGTTCCTGTATTTCGGGAATTTCTGGAGCAAAATCCGGAGGTTGAAATAGTGATGGTTTCTCGAAGCAATTTTAAGGCTTTATATGCTGATATTCCGAACGTTATCTTCAAAGGAATTGATCTTGATGATTATAAAGGTTTTTTAGGACTTCGAAGATTGTCTAAAGAATTGTTGAAAGAATTTCGTCCGGATTATATTACAGATTTGCATGACGTGATACGCACAAAGATTTTAGATAAAATTTATGTACGAAAAGGGTTGAAAGTCTTCAAAATCAATAAAGGAAAAGAAGAGAAAGAAGAACTTACAGATGTTTGGAATTTAAATAAAAAACAACTTAAATCTACAGTAGAACGGTACGCCGATGTTTTTCGCGATATGGGATTCAAGGTAGAGCTTTCGCATCAGTTAAGACCAATTTCTGATAAAAAATCTGGAATTGGTTTTGCACCATTTGCTCAGCATAAAGGTAAAATGTTACCACTGGAAAAATCTTTCGAACTTGTAAAGATATTGGCAGAAAAACATACCATCTATTTTTTTGGTGGCGGAAAAAAAGAAGCAGAAATGCTTGAAAACTGGGAAATGCAAATTCCCAATACCAAAAGTTTAGCCGGAAAACTTACTCTTTCTGAAGAATTAAACAGAATCGCTCAACTTGAAGTAATGATCTCGATGGATTCTGCAAATATGCATCTTGCGAGTATCGTAGGAACTCGTTGTGTTTCGATTTGGGGATCAACTCATCCTTTTGCAGGGTTTTTAGGTTTCGGACAAAGTGAAAACGATGTCGTTCAGATCAATGATCTTACCTGCAGACCATGTTCGGTTTTTGGCGATAAAGAATGCTATCGTGGAGATTGGGCTTGTCTGGAAGAAATAAGTGTGCAGAAAATTATAGATAAAATATAG
- a CDS encoding SufE family protein gives MAIKENQQEIIDEFAFLEDWEQKYEYIIDLGKELKGLPEEKKSDDNLIKGCQSKVWIDAEYKDGKLFFNADSDGILPKGIVSLLVSIYSGHSTQEILDSDFEFISEIGLQEFLSPSRANGLMAMTKQIKFYAVAYQLKS, from the coding sequence ATGGCCATAAAAGAAAATCAGCAGGAAATAATCGACGAATTTGCGTTTCTTGAAGACTGGGAGCAGAAATATGAGTATATCATAGATCTTGGTAAAGAACTGAAAGGTCTTCCCGAGGAAAAGAAAAGTGACGACAATCTGATCAAAGGTTGCCAAAGTAAAGTCTGGATTGATGCTGAATATAAAGATGGAAAACTATTTTTCAATGCAGATTCTGACGGAATTCTGCCAAAAGGAATCGTTTCTTTGTTGGTAAGTATTTACAGCGGTCATTCTACCCAGGAAATTCTGGATTCTGATTTTGAATTTATTTCTGAAATCGGATTGCAGGAATTTTTATCTCCATCAAGAGCCAACGGTTTGATGGCGATGACCAAACAGATCAAATTTTATGCGGTTGCATATCAACTGAAATCTTAG